Genomic segment of Panicum virgatum strain AP13 chromosome 2K, P.virgatum_v5, whole genome shotgun sequence:
TGCTTTCTCCCTCAGCCTGCAAACTTCATAGTCAACAGAGCATAGCCCATACGTGTGTGCCATTCTCTGAAGGCTGCTTCAAGTAACGAATATCATGCCAGACAGATACGGTATGATATGCAGAGCTGACAACTGTGTTACGTACAGGAACTCCAAGGTCTGAAGAAGGGACTCGACTCTGAAGTGGAGCAGCTGAAATCGGTGTGCCGTTTTTCTGACGACTTTACATCCTTTTAGTTCAGTCTTCAGGAGAATCACACCATCCTCTTAAGTTCAAAAAAAGAATCACACCATCCTCTTGTTTTCCTTCTAGGAAATGGAGGAGATTAGGTCTGCAATCCAGGAAGAGAAGGGCAATCTACCTGCGCAAATCAAAAATTCAGAGACGGTTAGTTTTACATGAGAAACATCTAGTACGTGATAACGCTTCACTGAACCATGCTGTTGCACAAGAAATTTGTTACAATGATTTTCTTGTTTTGCAGGGCAATAACGACACAGAACAAGCCCTGCAGACTCAAGACCAAGCATTGAAGGTTGACACTGATGCTAGTATGGAAGAACAAACAGCAACAGAATCGTGAATTAGCGCTTCCTTCCAGAGATGAAAGTTTGTGTTACTGGATATTCACCTCCTTTTGACGGATCAAcccaaaagggaaaaaaatggcaaatactccctccgttccaaaatgtaggtcgttttggcttttttagattcatagtatttgttatgcacctagatataacctatgtctaggtacatagcaaaatatatgaatctagaaaagtcaaaacgacctacattttggaacggagggagtacactaCATCACACGGAGTATTCGTATTATCTCTGAATCCATATCATCAGCTGCAAATATCTCTATACCTGTACTGGGAAATTCAACGTTTCATAGTTGTAAAGAGCTCCATTGCATGTACAAGAATTGCTTCTTTTGTAACAATTCCATGCCTTCAAGTTCAATTTCCAAATGAAGTATGCACAACAACCTCTGGTTCTACACAtgcttgaaataaaaaaatgtgtCGCCCGATGAGGATCTGGAATGGTCAAGTAATGTAACATCGCACATCAACATGCAAGCATTTCTGGGAGACCAACTCATGTCATCTGAGTAAAATGCAAGAGTCTGGATTGCTTGCCTCTTAGGTTGCTTCGGTAAAACTGACATTATCTTCCCCTAAAAACAGTGCTACCTAAGAAACCTTACTTAGTTTGTGGTAAACTATCATTCTGTTTATTATCTGTGTGAAGGCTTCCTACAAGAGCAGAATATACAGATTCATCTGGAGTCAATCCAGCTTTCAACATATCATCATCATACAGCTGGAACGCCGCCTCTGATCTCCCTTCCTTTGCCAGACCTGATATCAGAGCCGTATATGCCACGACATTAGGTTTCGTTCCCCTCTGCTTCATTTCTTCAAACAGCTTCAGCGCCACATCCACCTTCCCGTTGACACAGTGGCCATGAACTAGCGATGCATAAGTGTATACATCTGGAACAAACCCTTTCTTTTCCATCTCCTTTCTGAACCTCTCAGCCTCGCGGATGCTCCCTTTCTTGATGTACCCATCCATCATAACATTGTAGGTCACAACACTGGGCTTTGCTCCTTTCCCTGCCATTTCTCGGAACAGCCTTCTAGCCTCCACCATGTCACCTTGCTTGCAATGTATGCTGATCAATGTAGTGTAGCTGACATAATTTGGCGCCACACCCTTCTCAATCATGATATGCAATAGAGTCTTGGCCTCATCCATTCTATTCACCCTACAAAGCCCACAGGCTATTGTGTTGTATGTGTAGATGTCCAGTTCAATGCCCGTTTTCTCCATGACGGCCTTTATGTTGAGAGCACTGTCCACCATCCCTTTACGACAGTACCCATCAATCACCGTATTGAAAATAATTTTGTTATGCCCAACTCCACGCCCTTGCATATCTGCCAGCAACATCTCTGCTGCCTCCACCTGCCCAATCTTGCAGAATCCATTGATCAATGCGCCGTATGTATGCTCGTTCGGCTCAATACCATTGCCAACACATTCATCAAATACCTCGGAGGCCTTCCGCGCTTTCCCTGCACGACAGTATGCGTTGATGACTGCTGTGTAGAAGTACACATCTCCTGGGACATTCTTTGCCTTCATCTCATCGATCAGAGCTTCAACCTTGTCGATATCGTTGGCTGCCGACAAAGCATCCACCATGATAGTGAATGTCCCAACTGTCGCCTCA
This window contains:
- the LOC120694808 gene encoding uncharacterized protein LOC120694808, whose amino-acid sequence is MAAETTAPPPPSSLPPPAAAEAAAPRHPRLSGFEQLDARVKELTSSQAELLERIQKLKQEVHNWRSNVETQVKTCQNELQGLKKGLDSEVEQLKSEMEEIRSAIQEEKGNLPAQIKNSETGNNDTEQALQTQDQALKVDTDASMEEQTATES
- the LOC120694806 gene encoding pentatricopeptide repeat-containing protein At2g32630-like, which produces MSATFSAAPPLAVFASLLTARRFAKAKSMLASLLTPNVLAVPFPELAAASLLRGAPPHAVAAFHDMLFRAYADAGAADRAAEALDLTVSRLGRLDPRSLTSSLLSLRRAGQLAAADDLLRRALASCPESVSPLSASVVVDGLCKAGRVADARHLLDEMPRHGVKPNALCYNSLLDTYKRQKDGNQVAEVLRIMENEGIEATVGTFTIMVDALSAANDIDKVEALIDEMKAKNVPGDVYFYTAVINAYCRAGKARKASEVFDECVGNGIEPNEHTYGALINGFCKIGQVEAAEMLLADMQGRGVGHNKIIFNTVIDGYCRKGMVDSALNIKAVMEKTGIELDIYTYNTIACGLCRVNRMDEAKTLLHIMIEKGVAPNYVSYTTLISIHCKQGDMVEARRLFREMAGKGAKPSVVTYNVMMDGYIKKGSIREAERFRKEMEKKGFVPDVYTYASLVHGHCVNGKVDVALKLFEEMKQRGTKPNVVAYTALISGLAKEGRSEAAFQLYDDDMLKAGLTPDESVYSALVGSLHTDNKQNDSLPQTK